The Comamonas sp. lk genome contains the following window.
GCGTGCAAGGCGAGACGCGGGCGCCGGCATTGTCTTCCACCCCGTCAATGCCGTCGGTGTCCGCCGCCAGCGCCCAGACGCCTTCCTGGCCTTGCAGCGCTTGCGCCAGCCCCAGACAGAACTCGCCGGCTCGGCCGCCACGCCCCTTGGCTGCGCCCGGTTGGCGCGGGCGAATCGTCACCGTGGTTTCGCCGCCGGAGAGAATCACGCAGGGCTTGGCAAACGGTTGACCATGCTTGGCCACAGCGCGGGCCAGTGCGGCATGGACCTTGCCCACTTCACGCGATTCACCTTCGATTTCATCGGAGAGCACATGCACGGCCATACCGGCCTCGCGCGCCGCAGCGGCTGCAGCTTCCAGCGACTGCTGTGGCGTGGCGATCAGGTGCACCGCATGGCCTTCAAAGCGCGCATCGCCGGGCTTGGGCGTTTCCAGCTGACCGGCTTCCAGCGCTGCGCGCACGGATTCGGAAATGCTGATCTGATAGCGATTCAAGATTGCCAGTGCGTCAGCGCAAGTCGTGGCATCAGGCACCGTGGGGCCACTGGCGATCACCGAGGGATCGTCGCCGGGCACATCGCTGATGGTCAGCGTCACCACCTGGGCCGGATGGCAGGCCGCAGCCAGACGCCCACCCTTGATGCGCGACAGATGCTTGCGCACGCAGTTCATCTCGCCAATGGCGGCGCCGCTTTCCAGCAACGCCTTGTTGATGCGTTGCTTCTCGGCCAGGTCAATGCCTTGGGCGGGCAGGGTCAGCAAGGAGGAGCCGCCGCCCGAGATCAGGCAGATCACCAGATCGTCCGCCGTCAGGCCTTGAGTCAGCGCCAGAATGCGCTCGGCAGCGGCTAGTCCGGCCGCATCGGGCACGGGGTGGGCGGCTTCCACCACTTCCAGACGCACGGGCAGATCTTCGGGAC
Protein-coding sequences here:
- a CDS encoding glycerate kinase produces the protein MQAQNTSSRASAAVPSPQQDPAGFLRHLYEVAVRNALPIEGLARYLPKPPKGRTLVLGAGKAGGSMAQALEALWPADAPLSGLVVTRYEHIPPRPEDLPVRLEVVEAAHPVPDAAGLAAAERILALTQGLTADDLVICLISGGGSSLLTLPAQGIDLAEKQRINKALLESGAAIGEMNCVRKHLSRIKGGRLAAACHPAQVVTLTISDVPGDDPSVIASGPTVPDATTCADALAILNRYQISISESVRAALEAGQLETPKPGDARFEGHAVHLIATPQQSLEAAAAAAREAGMAVHVLSDEIEGESREVGKVHAALARAVAKHGQPFAKPCVILSGGETTVTIRPRQPGAAKGRGGRAGEFCLGLAQALQGQEGVWALAADTDGIDGVEDNAGARVSPCTLARAADKQLRISDHLDRNDAYGYFAALDDLVVTGPTHTNVNDFRAILIL